The window TCAATATCTTTTTTTTCAATTTTGATTTTTATTCCCATAATCCCATGCTTCATAGCTAAAAATATAGCAATGAGCACTGAAACGAAAGCAATTAAATCATGATAATTCCAGATTGAGAAGTTCTTACAAAGTACCAGAATATAGTCTGTATAGACTGTTAGGGAGGTTCCCGGAATCAAAGTGATGCAGACAATAAGAGCTTCTGCTTTTATATCGGCTTTTATATAGGAGTAAATAAGGAATGAATTGGATAATATTATATAAATGCCGGCCCATACTACAATAATTATCAAACTGGGATTTACCTTGGGGTAGACATTAAAGATGAGGTAAAAAAGTATGATTGGCATTAAAAAAATAAGATAAATTTTTCTTTTATGCTTTAAAAAAAATGCATTTGCGGACAGGGCGTGGGTCATGCTAAACATTAAAAAGGAATATGGAAAGAAATAAAAAGAATAGGTATCAAGGAGATAGAGCGGTAAATATTTCACACTTGAGGATTTAAAGTATTCTTTCGGAAGCATATTGCTGCCAAAAGTTTCTTTTACATAATGAGCTACCAGTCCGCCAATAACACAAGTAAACAGTGCAAAGCATATCCATCGATACTTACTATCTTTTGGATTTAAACTTAGAAATATAAGACCAAATACCAGCATTAATGAATATACGATAAACACAGTCCATGCCTCTTAACTCTTTAAGATTTGTTTTTGTAAAAACCTCTCATAGTTATTTTTTCAACGGCTTCCTTACTACTGCTTACCCCAAATTTTTTAATTATTTTATTGATTTGACATCGCAGAGTTCCCTGTGATTTATATAGAATTTTTGCAATTTTTGACTGAGTATATCCTTGTTGTATTAAATTTATGATTTCTCTTTCGGATTTGGTTAGAATATCCAGCATTTTCTCCTCTTGTTGTTTTGCAAAGCTTTTAGCAAGTATTTCAGTGGGGCAGCACCGATTAAAAACAGTTCTTATTGTGTAGGGAATTTGCTTATAATCGGTTTTAAGGACATAATTTATTGCACCTGCAGTAAAAGAATCAATTATTGACTTTTCTTCATTCAAACATGTAAGCATAATTATTTTTAAGTTTTCATAGAGATGTAAAATTTCAGCTGCTATGTATATTCCATCGTATTTGTTTTGATTTAAAATAATATCTAAAAGCACTATGTCAATATCTTTTCTCTCTTGCAATAGTTCACTCAAATCCTGGCGGTTTACGGCGGTTCCTACAATTGATATATCTTCACAACTATTTAAATACAATTTTATAGATTCAATCCAGTCTATATCGTCGTCAAGTATTGCAATTTTTATTTTACACATAACATGAAGTTTGACTCCTTCTTAATATACTAATAAATACAAATAAATACTAATATATACACAATATAGCATATGTTGGTTAATTTTGTAATCATCCAAATTCATAAATTATGACTTTCCGGTTTAAATTTGTAAGGCACACTTAAAAATATAATATTCATGGGGGGTATATAAAAAATATATGTTACATTTTGGAAATTTTACTTATATAATTTGTTTATCGAAAACACCTGATTGCGTTTGGTGTTGAATGGACGTAAGTCCAGAAAAGTCAGGTTAGGTGGATCAATTATGGATATTATTAATATAGT of the Ruminiclostridium papyrosolvens DSM 2782 genome contains:
- a CDS encoding DNA-binding response regulator → MCKIKIAILDDDIDWIESIKLYLNSCEDISIVGTAVNRQDLSELLQERKDIDIVLLDIILNQNKYDGIYIAAEILHLYENLKIIMLTCLNEEKSIIDSFTAGAINYVLKTDYKQIPYTIRTVFNRCCPTEILAKSFAKQQEEKMLDILTKSEREIINLIQQGYTQSKIAKILYKSQGTLRCQINKIIKKFGVSSSKEAVEKITMRGFYKNKS
- a CDS encoding sensor histidine kinase, whose protein sequence is MFIVYSLMLVFGLIFLSLNPKDSKYRWICFALFTCVIGGLVAHYVKETFGSNMLPKEYFKSSSVKYLPLYLLDTYSFYFFPYSFLMFSMTHALSANAFFLKHKRKIYLIFLMPIILFYLIFNVYPKVNPSLIIIVVWAGIYIILSNSFLIYSYIKADIKAEALIVCITLIPGTSLTVYTDYILVLCKNFSIWNYHDLIAFVSVLIAIFLAMKHGIMGIKIKIEKKDIETSMKPAYPGISIINHSLKSEISKISMCADSIQENNITQNDIIEKSVIIIRNSLSHLSNLMNRTMKNTRDIILSKKLVSLKDIIDSAINLNEIDIKQASIDIFKNYDSNIQLLCDETHTIEVINNVLRNSIEAIGENGEIRVSTGTSKKFIFIKIQDTGIGIPSNKISSVILPFFTTKNKDSNFGLGLSYCYNVMKKHNGFLEISSNVGHGTSVSLYFPIHRKKYIGK